A genomic region of Desulfosarcina ovata subsp. ovata contains the following coding sequences:
- a CDS encoding ABC transporter substrate-binding protein translates to MDRLRKIRIVVCIVTLLVAGMDGAIGAAAADPTNADALEKAPYRRIISLYGAHTENLLAMGAGPQLIGIDRQSTGLPGAAGKPVFSYHDDPERFLAARPDLVLIRPMIARGYPRLVERLVRSDIRVVSLQPTTVDALAGYWQTLGELCGQADAAAHMTRTFDTAVAAFRALSATVATPKQVYFEAIHSKMKTFTPQAMAAFALETAGGINVATDAPVRANNNIAIYGKERLLSHAADIDVFLSQQGAMNRITREAIMAEPGFGVIKAVKTHQVFLVDETVVSRPTLRLIEGIYRIGSLLYPEVYTEAGRRILADAGLPECIPSRSGCKGGSY, encoded by the coding sequence ATGGACCGCTTACGGAAAATTAGAATCGTTGTCTGCATCGTCACCCTCCTGGTTGCCGGGATGGATGGAGCAATCGGTGCCGCTGCAGCGGATCCCACCAACGCGGACGCTTTGGAAAAGGCGCCTTACCGCCGGATCATCTCCCTTTACGGCGCCCATACGGAGAACCTTCTGGCCATGGGCGCCGGGCCGCAACTGATCGGCATCGACCGGCAATCGACAGGGCTGCCCGGGGCGGCCGGCAAACCGGTTTTCTCCTACCACGACGATCCGGAACGGTTTCTCGCCGCCCGGCCGGACCTGGTCCTGATCCGGCCCATGATCGCCCGTGGGTATCCGCGCCTAGTCGAGCGCCTGGTGCGCAGCGACATCCGGGTGGTCTCCCTGCAGCCCACCACCGTGGACGCGTTGGCCGGATACTGGCAGACGTTGGGAGAACTCTGTGGACAGGCGGACGCGGCCGCGCACATGACCCGTACCTTTGATACGGCGGTGGCGGCGTTCAGAGCGCTGTCGGCCACGGTGGCAACCCCCAAGCAAGTCTACTTCGAGGCGATTCACAGCAAGATGAAGACCTTCACGCCCCAGGCCATGGCCGCCTTTGCCCTGGAAACCGCCGGGGGCATCAACGTGGCCACGGACGCGCCGGTACGCGCCAACAACAACATCGCCATTTACGGCAAGGAGCGGCTGCTGTCCCATGCGGCCGACATCGATGTTTTCCTCTCCCAGCAAGGGGCCATGAACCGGATTACGCGTGAGGCCATCATGGCGGAGCCGGGATTCGGGGTGATCAAGGCGGTCAAGACCCATCAAGTTTTTCTTGTGGACGAAACCGTGGTGTCACGGCCGACCCTGCGGCTGATCGAGGGCATCTATCGTATCGGCAGCCTGCTCTACCCTGAGGTTTATACCGAGGCTGGCCGGCGGATCCTGGCCGACGCCGGGCTGCCGGAATGCATCCCCTCACGCAGCGGATGCAAAGGAGGTTCATATTAA
- a CDS encoding ABC transporter ATP-binding protein: protein MGFALHDIAFAHPGKTIFDGLDLVLRKGRFTGIVGPNGCGKTTLLDLICRHRMPDRGDIRYGDRPLSEIGKRSLARLIALVPQDYGINFPFSVQEVVLMGRYPHTPRFGAPSGEDRDRVARVMADCGILALKDRPVTTLSGGERQRVIFARALAQDTPVLVLDEATANLDVHHTLALLDRTTELVRDDRRTVVAVFQDLNLAAAYSQEMVLMKAGQVVAAGPTETVLTPENLKKVFDIQARVGVDDFTGRLQVRYKMPEAAGSPGSAPSPANGAPLNGNASYGPLTEN from the coding sequence ATGGGATTCGCCTTACACGACATCGCCTTCGCCCATCCCGGAAAAACGATTTTCGACGGGCTGGACCTGGTCCTGCGGAAGGGGCGCTTTACCGGCATTGTCGGACCCAACGGTTGCGGCAAGACCACCTTGCTGGATCTGATCTGCCGGCACCGGATGCCCGATCGGGGCGATATCCGTTACGGGGACCGGCCCTTGTCCGAAATCGGCAAACGGTCGCTGGCCCGGCTGATTGCGCTGGTGCCCCAGGATTACGGCATCAATTTCCCGTTCAGCGTGCAGGAGGTGGTCCTCATGGGACGCTACCCGCACACGCCGCGCTTCGGTGCCCCCAGCGGCGAGGACCGTGACCGGGTGGCCCGGGTGATGGCCGACTGCGGTATCCTGGCCCTGAAGGATCGGCCGGTGACCACCCTGAGCGGGGGAGAACGCCAGCGGGTGATCTTTGCCCGCGCGCTGGCCCAGGATACCCCGGTGCTCGTGCTGGATGAGGCCACGGCCAACCTGGACGTGCACCACACCCTGGCCCTGCTGGATCGGACCACAGAACTGGTACGGGATGATCGGCGCACGGTGGTTGCCGTATTTCAGGACCTCAATCTGGCCGCGGCCTACAGCCAGGAGATGGTCCTGATGAAGGCGGGACAGGTGGTGGCCGCCGGCCCCACCGAAACGGTACTCACCCCGGAAAATCTGAAAAAGGTGTTCGATATCCAGGCGCGGGTCGGTGTGGACGATTTCACCGGCCGGTTGCAGGTGCGCTACAAAATGCCCGAAGCGGCCGGCAGCCCCGGTTCTGCCCCATCCCCGGCCAATGGTGCCCCATTAAACGGAAATGCTTCTTATGGACCGCTTACGGAAAATTAG
- a CDS encoding FecCD family ABC transporter permease: MIAPVSVDNSFPHLLGRSWLLAGLLAGVLLATICLSAGMGYLRIAWIDVLRVVGGSLTGNPALTRGLDELTRTIVMDVRLPRILTAAVVGGGLALCGVVFQGILLNPLADPYTLGVSAGAAFGAALALLLNLSVAGIYSVPVCAFIGATATLVLVIYLSSSAGGANANNLILSGIIVAAILSAGISFLKFVADEQVSVIIFWLMGSFASKTWHDVGLTSAFLIPGLTVFLFFARDLNLLCLGRRAASSLGVDARRVPWILLVTASLVTAACVAASGIIGFVGLLVPHMMRALVGPDNRRLLPLSFFSGAILLLAADTVTRAVLPHEIPIGVLTALIGGPFFCYLFRKRQTGRGGF; this comes from the coding sequence TTGATCGCTCCCGTTTCTGTCGACAATTCATTCCCCCATCTGTTGGGGCGCAGCTGGCTGCTGGCCGGCCTGCTGGCGGGGGTGCTGCTGGCGACGATTTGCCTGTCGGCGGGGATGGGCTACCTGAGGATCGCCTGGATCGATGTCCTGCGGGTGGTCGGCGGCAGCCTGACGGGCAATCCGGCCCTCACCCGGGGCCTGGACGAGCTGACCCGCACCATTGTCATGGACGTGCGCCTGCCGCGCATTCTGACCGCAGCGGTGGTGGGGGGGGGACTGGCATTGTGCGGCGTGGTGTTTCAGGGGATTCTGCTCAACCCCCTGGCCGATCCCTACACCCTGGGTGTCTCTGCCGGCGCCGCGTTCGGGGCGGCCCTGGCCCTGTTGCTCAACCTGAGTGTTGCCGGCATTTACAGCGTGCCGGTATGTGCTTTCATCGGGGCCACGGCCACGTTGGTATTGGTGATCTACCTCTCCTCTTCGGCCGGCGGAGCCAACGCCAACAACCTGATCCTGTCGGGCATTATCGTTGCCGCGATTCTTTCGGCCGGCATCAGCTTTCTCAAATTCGTGGCCGACGAGCAGGTATCGGTGATCATTTTCTGGCTCATGGGCAGCTTCGCCTCCAAAACCTGGCATGACGTGGGACTGACCAGCGCCTTTCTGATCCCGGGGCTGACGGTTTTTCTCTTTTTCGCCCGCGACCTGAATCTGCTCTGCCTGGGACGCCGGGCGGCGTCGTCACTGGGGGTGGACGCCCGCCGGGTGCCCTGGATTCTGCTGGTCACGGCGTCCCTGGTGACGGCCGCCTGTGTGGCGGCTTCCGGCATCATCGGTTTTGTGGGGCTTCTGGTGCCGCACATGATGCGCGCCCTGGTGGGACCGGACAACCGGCGGCTGCTGCCGCTCTCATTTTTCAGCGGGGCGATTCTGCTGCTGGCGGCCGATACGGTGACCCGCGCGGTGCTGCCCCACGAGATTCCCATTGGCGTGCTGACGGCCCTGATCGGAGGCCCTTTTTTCTGCTACCTTTTTCGCAAACGCCAGACGGGCCGCGGGGGCTTCTGA
- the selA gene encoding L-seryl-tRNA(Sec) selenium transferase encodes MPLNQDQRNQLKQLPGVDRVIVHGSAGGHFDAIPKSVLIPAIRWAIDRLRETVLHAATPLDAAAFSLDALVEAATRRADRIMAPRLQRTVNATGVVVHTNLGRSLLSPAVLDRLKLISSRYSNLEFDLEKGRRGSRYSAVEDILCELSGARAAMVVNNNAAAVLLCLDTLAKGVEVIVSRGELVEIGGAFRIPDVMAKSGAILKEVGTTNRTHPRDYESAIGEATGMLLKAHTSNYSIVGFTASVALPDLVAIGRRHDLPVMEDLGSGTLVDFSKYGLIKEPTVQESLAAGVDVVTFSGDKLLGGPQAGIILGGPAHIDRIKANPLTRALRIDKMTLAALEATLQLYRDEQDALQHIPTLRMLTLPPSLIQARAAELKTRLEGIGGDRLKVELMDLSSKAGGGSLPLLNLESRCLGVTLAGKSANAMESWLRHHTPPIIGRIESDRFIMDPRTLQEEELDIIEKAFADMLAEETGTQEK; translated from the coding sequence ATGCCTTTGAATCAAGATCAACGAAACCAATTGAAACAGCTTCCGGGGGTGGACCGGGTTATCGTCCACGGATCGGCCGGCGGGCATTTCGACGCCATTCCCAAGTCAGTGCTGATTCCGGCCATCCGCTGGGCCATTGACCGCCTGCGGGAAACGGTGCTGCACGCGGCGACCCCGCTCGATGCGGCCGCCTTTTCCCTGGATGCACTGGTGGAGGCGGCAACGCGCCGGGCCGACCGGATCATGGCCCCACGACTGCAGCGCACGGTCAACGCCACCGGCGTGGTGGTACACACCAACCTGGGCCGCTCCCTGCTTTCGCCGGCCGTGCTCGACCGCCTGAAACTTATCTCCAGCCGGTACTCCAATCTGGAATTCGACCTCGAGAAGGGTCGCCGGGGGTCCCGTTACAGCGCGGTGGAAGACATTCTCTGTGAATTGAGCGGCGCCCGCGCCGCCATGGTGGTGAACAACAATGCGGCAGCGGTACTGCTCTGTCTGGACACCCTGGCCAAGGGCGTTGAGGTGATTGTTTCCCGGGGCGAACTGGTGGAAATCGGCGGCGCATTCCGGATCCCGGATGTCATGGCCAAAAGCGGCGCCATCCTCAAGGAGGTGGGCACCACCAACCGGACCCATCCCCGGGATTATGAAAGTGCCATTGGCGAAGCCACCGGTATGCTGCTCAAGGCCCACACCAGCAACTACAGCATTGTGGGATTCACCGCGTCCGTGGCCCTGCCCGATCTGGTGGCCATCGGCAGGCGCCACGACCTGCCGGTCATGGAAGACCTGGGCAGCGGCACCCTGGTGGATTTTTCCAAATATGGCCTGATCAAGGAACCCACCGTTCAGGAATCCCTGGCCGCCGGCGTGGACGTGGTCACCTTCAGCGGAGACAAATTGTTGGGCGGCCCCCAGGCGGGGATCATTCTGGGCGGCCCGGCGCACATCGACCGCATCAAGGCCAATCCGCTCACCCGGGCCCTTCGAATCGACAAGATGACCCTGGCCGCCCTGGAAGCGACCCTGCAACTCTACCGCGACGAGCAGGACGCCCTGCAGCACATCCCCACCCTGCGTATGCTGACCCTGCCGCCATCGCTCATCCAGGCCCGGGCCGCAGAATTGAAAACCCGCCTCGAGGGAATCGGCGGCGACCGGCTCAAGGTGGAACTGATGGACCTCTCCTCCAAGGCCGGCGGCGGCTCCCTGCCCCTGCTGAACCTGGAAAGCCGCTGCCTGGGCGTTACCCTGGCGGGAAAATCGGCCAACGCCATGGAATCGTGGCTGCGTCACCATACCCCGCCAATCATCGGCAGAATCGAAAGCGACCGTTTCATCATGGATCCACGGACCCTGCAGGAGGAAGAGCTGGATATCATCGAGAAGGCCTTTGCCGACATGCTGGCCGAAGAGACGGGCACGCAGGAGAAGTAA
- a CDS encoding tetratricopeptide repeat protein, translated as MPKPLSEQFRNRSATQEFLFSASDDPTVSVRAAEISPSTFSERFTDLLDRQAFIDAVETRLTAAATLLVLAVDIETAVQDNDDDQAAMAAIAPLEQLCHTQDGIWGQIGRHRFACALADRSADEGDNLARQLLAAGQAMQQPPVIVGMALYPTLDETLGETVENAGKALDHGVFFGPGSVTRFDAVSLNISGDRLYQAGKVDTAMAEFKKGLRLDPADANLYNSLGVCHGVLEDYPNAFKAFDHAIRLAPDEVMAIYNKGYLLLRQGRHEAALACFLDVQSREPDIFEVIYHIGQAYMELDRADKARPFLEAAIRAKDRSGAAAALLGACLDKLGLTKEAIGAYKRTVKINPDDAEALSALGRLYRLRGESLDVAAVFCEQSVRLCPNNGLFRDRLGRVYLQQERLEEALAEFERAAALRYDSQDRIEETRARITAAKASVSRAAGAG; from the coding sequence ATGCCAAAACCCCTATCGGAACAATTCAGAAACCGCAGTGCGACACAGGAATTTCTCTTCTCGGCGTCCGATGACCCGACCGTTTCCGTCAGGGCGGCCGAAATTTCACCATCGACCTTTTCCGAACGGTTCACGGATCTGCTCGACCGGCAGGCGTTCATCGACGCCGTCGAGACGCGCCTGACAGCGGCAGCAACCCTTCTGGTGCTTGCCGTGGACATTGAAACGGCCGTCCAGGACAACGACGATGACCAGGCGGCCATGGCCGCCATCGCTCCACTGGAACAACTCTGCCACACCCAGGACGGCATCTGGGGGCAGATCGGCCGCCATCGCTTCGCCTGCGCCCTGGCCGACCGCAGTGCCGATGAGGGCGACAACCTGGCCCGGCAGCTCCTGGCCGCCGGCCAGGCGATGCAACAGCCGCCCGTCATCGTCGGGATGGCCCTCTATCCGACCCTCGACGAGACACTCGGCGAAACCGTTGAAAATGCCGGCAAGGCCCTTGATCACGGCGTTTTTTTCGGGCCCGGAAGCGTAACCCGTTTTGATGCGGTGAGCCTCAACATCAGCGGCGACCGCCTTTACCAGGCGGGCAAGGTCGACACGGCCATGGCCGAATTCAAAAAAGGCCTGCGGCTCGATCCGGCGGATGCCAACCTGTACAATTCGCTGGGGGTCTGCCATGGCGTACTCGAGGATTACCCCAATGCCTTCAAGGCGTTTGATCATGCCATCCGGCTGGCGCCCGATGAGGTGATGGCCATTTACAACAAGGGCTACCTGCTGCTGCGCCAGGGCCGGCACGAGGCGGCGCTGGCCTGTTTTCTGGACGTCCAGTCACGGGAGCCGGACATTTTCGAAGTGATCTATCACATCGGCCAGGCCTATATGGAATTGGACCGGGCCGACAAGGCGCGGCCTTTTCTGGAAGCGGCGATCCGTGCCAAGGATCGGTCGGGGGCGGCCGCCGCCCTGCTGGGCGCCTGCCTGGACAAATTGGGATTGACCAAGGAGGCCATCGGGGCGTACAAACGAACGGTTAAAATCAACCCTGATGATGCCGAGGCCCTTTCGGCCCTGGGAAGGCTTTACCGCCTGCGGGGGGAAAGCCTGGACGTGGCGGCGGTGTTCTGCGAGCAGAGCGTACGGCTCTGCCCGAACAACGGCCTTTTTCGGGATCGTCTGGGGCGGGTCTATCTCCAGCAGGAGAGGCTCGAGGAGGCCCTGGCTGAATTTGAGCGGGCTGCGGCCCTGAGATACGACAGCCAGGACCGTATCGAGGAGACCCGGGCACGGATCACGGCCGCCAAGGCGTCCGTCAGCAGAGCGGCCGGCGCCGGTTAG
- a CDS encoding FmdB family zinc ribbon protein codes for MPIYEYHCKGCGQDFEYLVLGGSEPDQCPVCKANTVCRLMSTCGFVSKGEGGETVSTSAGASSCTGCNATSCAGCGH; via the coding sequence ATGCCCATCTACGAGTATCACTGCAAAGGATGCGGTCAGGATTTTGAATACCTGGTGCTGGGGGGCAGCGAACCGGATCAGTGCCCGGTGTGCAAAGCCAACACCGTTTGCCGGCTCATGTCCACCTGCGGTTTTGTCAGCAAGGGCGAGGGGGGTGAAACCGTGAGCACATCCGCCGGCGCCTCATCGTGTACCGGTTGCAATGCGACCAGTTGTGCCGGCTGCGGCCACTGA
- the hemC gene encoding hydroxymethylbilane synthase — translation MYRLQCDQLCRLRPLMASATVTIGTRGSQLALWQAEWVKSAILANHPAIRVELAIIKTRGDKILDVPLAKVGGKGLFVKEIEEALLDGRIDLAVHSMKDMPADIPTGLCIGAIPKREEPRDVLITRSGDPLEALPQGARVGTSSLRRAAQLLHVRPDIRIVPLRGNLDTRLKKLETESLDAIVLAAAGVRRLGLADRITQVLDETVMLPAVGQGALCIETRTDDSRIGAVVGALDDPTTRQVVLGERAFLNRLEGGCQVPIAGHGHMDANGFTLTGLVCDVDGSRQIKQTRTGAPDQSEQIGLALAEALLAAGAGAILERLNEHAQSS, via the coding sequence GTGTACCGGTTGCAATGCGACCAGTTGTGCCGGCTGCGGCCACTGATGGCGTCCGCCACCGTTACAATCGGCACCCGCGGCAGTCAGCTGGCCCTCTGGCAGGCCGAGTGGGTCAAGTCCGCCATCCTGGCCAATCATCCGGCGATTCGGGTCGAACTGGCCATCATCAAAACCCGGGGCGACAAGATTCTGGATGTTCCCCTGGCCAAGGTCGGGGGCAAGGGGCTTTTTGTCAAAGAGATCGAAGAAGCGCTGCTGGACGGGCGCATCGACCTGGCCGTCCATAGCATGAAAGACATGCCGGCCGACATCCCCACCGGCCTGTGCATTGGTGCGATTCCCAAACGCGAGGAACCCCGTGACGTCCTGATCACCCGCAGCGGCGACCCGCTGGAAGCGTTGCCCCAGGGGGCCCGGGTGGGTACCAGCAGCCTGCGCCGGGCGGCCCAGCTGCTGCATGTCCGGCCGGACATCCGCATCGTTCCCCTGCGCGGCAATCTCGATACCCGCCTGAAAAAGCTGGAAACCGAATCCCTGGACGCCATCGTATTGGCAGCCGCCGGTGTGCGCCGGCTGGGGCTGGCCGACCGGATCACCCAGGTGCTGGATGAAACGGTCATGCTGCCGGCCGTGGGCCAGGGCGCCCTGTGCATCGAAACCCGCACCGACGATTCCCGCATAGGCGCTGTGGTTGGCGCCCTGGACGATCCGACCACCCGGCAGGTGGTGCTGGGCGAACGGGCCTTTTTGAACCGCCTTGAGGGCGGCTGCCAGGTGCCCATCGCCGGCCATGGCCATATGGACGCCAACGGCTTTACCCTGACCGGCCTGGTCTGTGATGTGGACGGCTCCCGGCAGATCAAACAGACACGTACCGGCGCACCCGATCAAAGCGAGCAGATTGGCCTGGCGCTGGCCGAAGCCCTGCTGGCTGCAGGGGCCGGCGCCATTCTGGAAAGACTGAACGAACATGCACAATCATCCTGA